A genomic segment from Ptychodera flava strain L36383 chromosome 8, AS_Pfla_20210202, whole genome shotgun sequence encodes:
- the LOC139138812 gene encoding TNF receptor-associated factor 2-like codes for MDYAAKRDLNKCNVRCQNHCDWTGILADYEAHFNAESQTLRLPQEPNISERREVSPEYDNESESLMNQLEIQHTLLRDREERLRMRLVEIFLQVMNLGEECTAMAQQRRRDAERIESLQRQSREQDERNALQDEALAQQDLYMLSLEQVSYDGILVWNVSDIRKKRQDAISGRTTSIYSPCFFTSRYGYKMCARLYLNGMVWERAPTCLCFLPS; via the exons ATGGACTACGCTGCAAAACGAGACTTAAATAAATGCAATGTACGTTGCCAAAATCACTGTGATTGGACTGGAATCTTGGCAGATTATGAG GCTCACTTCAATGCAGAGAGTCAAACGTTAAGACTGCCCCAG GaaccaaatatttcagaaagGAGGGAGGTTTCACCAGAGTATGACAATGAGAGTGAAAGCTTGATGAATCAGTTGGAGATTCAACATACCCTGTTGAGAGACAGGGAAGAAAGACTGCGTATGCGACTGGTGGAAATATTTCTTCAGGTCATGAATCTAGGGGAAGAGTGTACCGCGATGGCACAGCAGAGACGAAGGGATGCAGAACGTATTGAGTCCCTGCAGAGACAGAGCAGAGAACAAGATGAAAGAAATGCATTGCAAGATGAAGCCCTCGCCCAACAGGATCTGTATATGCTATCACTGGAGCAAGTTTCTTACGATGGAATCCTGGTCTGGAACGTCAGTGACATCCGGAAAAAACGACAAGATGCCATATCTGGCAGAACCACATCAATCTACTCACCTTGCTTCTTCACAAGTCGCTATGGTTACAAGATGTGCGCCAGACTTTACCTGAATGGGATGGTATGGGAAAGGGCACCTACATGTCTTTGTTTCTTGCCATCATGA